Proteins from a genomic interval of uncultured Desulfuromusa sp.:
- a CDS encoding EscU/YscU/HrcU family type III secretion system export apparatus switch protein — translation MRDSDKNLLQAVALRYDRRPTSTPEIVAGGRGDLAQQIISAAQEAGVDIVQDPDLLEVLGQIPVGEEVPAELFQAVAEILAFIYRINGRYATDQS, via the coding sequence ATGAGAGATTCGGACAAGAATTTGCTCCAGGCCGTCGCTCTTCGTTATGATCGTCGACCAACATCAACGCCAGAGATTGTTGCCGGTGGTCGTGGTGATCTGGCGCAACAGATCATCTCCGCAGCTCAAGAAGCCGGAGTTGACATTGTTCAGGATCCCGATTTATTGGAAGTGCTGGGACAAATCCCTGTCGGAGAAGAAGTTCCTGCAGAGCTATTTCAAGCTGTTGCAGAAATTCTGGCTTTTATCTATCGAATCAACGGACGTTACGCGACGGATCAAAGCTGA